GTCCGACCAGCACGGTCGTGGCGGTCCGGGCCGGTGACAAGGAGCTTGAGTACCTGGTCCTGGGTGACTCCTCCCTGCTGCTCGACGAGAAGGGCGGGGGCTGCACGGTCGTCACTGACCGGCGCCTGGACGAGGTCGGCAAGTCCCTTCGGGGCCCGGTCGACGCACATCCCACCGGCTCACCCGAGCACGCTGCCGCACTGGCCGAGTACCGCGACACGCTGACCGGTCTACGTAACCGCCCGGGCGGCTTCTGGATCGCCGGCCCCGACCCCCAGGCGGCTGAGCACGCACTGACCGGGTCCGTGCCGCTCGACTCCCTCGCCTCCGTGAGTCTGCTGAGCGACGGGGCCACGCGACTCGTGGACCGCTTCGAACTCGCCGACTGGGCAACCGTGTTGGACATCCTCAACACGTCAGGGACGGACGAGTTGATTCGCAGGGTCCGGGACGCTGAGGCCGGGGACCCGCACGGTCGGCGCTGGCCGCGTGGCAAGGCTCAGGACGATGCGACGGCCCTTCACTGGGTGCTGACGTAGGGCCGTTCGGGTCCGGTCGCAACCCTCCTCGTATACCCCCCTAGACAGATGATGGATCGTCGGGCTACCGTTGGCGTCAACCCCCCTAGACAGTTCGGGTGGGTTAGCCCCTTGCTGTCTAGGGGGGTATCCAGACCGGTTCGGCGTCGAGGAAGGCGCCACCAACCAAGTGAGGTTCAAAGAATGCGTGTCATCCCCGTCGATACTTCCGCCGCGACGCTGCTGGTCACCAAGCTGCCCGAGACCAAGGTCAAGGACCGCCAGACCGGTGAGATCGCCATGGACCCGGTGACCAACGCCCGGCTCATGGTGCTGGAGCTGGTGTTCATCGCGTCGGGCGGTTCCGACATGATCAAGGTGACGGTGCCTGAGCCGGGCATCGGTGAGGGTCTGGTCATGGGCGCCCCGGTCGTCCTGTCCGGCCTGGTGGCCCGGCCCTGGGAGAGCGAGTTCGGCGGCCGCGCCCGCCACGGCATCGCCTACCGGGCCGACGCCGTCATGGTCAACGCTCCGGCTTCGGTGCAGGGCTGAACGCCATGACCGATTCCGTCTGGACACTGATCCTGGTGCTGCTGGCACTGGCCGCGCTGCTCATAATGCGTCGACGGACGCCGGTCCTGTTCTGGTGGCTCATCGGGTACCCGGTCATCGCCCTGCGCGTGCTCACCTCGTACCGGGCGACCATGGACGCCTGCGGCCTGACGGTTCCGGCTTCGGCCGTCCGTCGGGCCACGGCCCGGATGATCGGGCGGGAAGCGGCCCCGGTGCCGCCCCGGCGGTCGCTTCCACGTCCTACCGGGTCCGGCCTCGTGATGCAGTTGCGCATGGCGGCCGGGCAGGCGCCCGAAGACTTCACCGCCTCGGCCGACCGGCTACGGCATGCCTGGGGTGCGCACGCCGTGCACATCCGCCCCACCAAGCCGGGACGGCTCGAACTGCGCCTGATCGGCTGGGACGTGCTCTCCGACGTACGCCCTGCCCGCCGCTGGCGGGGGAGTGGACCGCTCACCCTCCCGCTGGCGCTGCGTGAAGACGGGCACTGGCACGTACGGGACTTCCGCACCGTGCCGCACGAACTGATCCTCGGTGCCACGCAGTCCGGCAAGTCCGTGTACCTGCGCAACCTGCTGTGCGGACTGGCCCGGCAACCGGTCGCCCTCGTCGGCATCGACTGCAAGTGGGGTGTCGAACTGGCGCCGTTCGCGCCCCGGCTGTCGGCCCTCGCCGACACCTCGGACCGTGCGAACGACATCCTTGACGCTCTGCTGGAGGAGATGGAGGCGCGGTTCCGGCTTATTGGCCTGTCGAGCGTGGCCGGTCCTGACGCCGTGCTCACCTCCGACGTGTGGGGGCTGCCGGACGAAGTGCGGCCGGTGCCGGTCGTGGTCGTCGTCGACGAGGTCGCGGAACTCTTCCTCGCCGCGAGCCGCGACGACGAGAAACGACGCGACGCCATGGTCACCAAGCTCATCCGCCTCGCCCAGCTCGGCCGCGCGGCCGGCATCTACCTGGAAGTCTGCGGGCAGCGCTTCGGCTCCGAACTCGGCAAGGGCGCCACCATGCTCCGCGCTCAGCTCACCGGCCGTGTCTGTCACCGCGTCAACGACGAGACTTCGGCGAACATGGCGCTCGCTGACATCGCCCCCGAAGCGGCCTTGGCCGCCACGTCCATCCCGGCCGAACGCCCCGGCATCGCGGTTGTCGGCGACGCCTCCGGCGGCTGGTCCCGCGTCCGCTCTCCCCACCTCACTCTCGACGAAGCAGCGGCAATCTGCCGCGACACCTCCGGCCTCGTCCCGGACCTGCCCCGGCTCGCCGCCTTCCGGCCCGCCGTCGCGGCGACGCCCATCGAGTCGACGCCGTCCCCCGCTACCGCACCCGCCGCACGGCCGGTCGCCGAGTAGCCGCACTGCACCTCCCCGGTCGGCGTGACCGCCTCACGCCAAGGTCCCTACCCCTCCCATGCCGAAAACCGGAAGGAGACGAGCCGATGCGCGCCCAACTGGCCCGCCTGGACGCTGTGATCATCCAAGCCGTCATCGCGGGCGCCCTGTCCTTCTCCCACCTCCACGACCTCGCCGAAGCGGCCGGGCAAGGCGGCTGGAAGGCATGGGCCTACCCCATCAGCGTTGACCTCCTCCTGGTCGCCGCCTGGCGGAAGATGCGCGAACAACAGCGGGACGGACAACCGGCCGGGGCCCCACGCCTGTGGTTCCTCGTCGCCCTCGCCGCATCCCTCGGCGCCAACGTCGCCACCGCCGGACTCCTTGACCTCGACCACGTCCCCGCCTGGCTCCGCGTCGTCGTCGCGGGCTGGCCGGCCGTCGCCTTCTTCGGCGGGACGCTCCTCGCCCACACCCCCAACCACCCCCAGGAAGCACCAGCGGCCCCGACCTCGTCGACGAGAGGCCCGCACGACGAACCGCCCTCCGCTCCGGCCGCTGTCGACATGGCAGACCGAGACGCGCTCCCGGAACCGTCGACAGTCCCGGCCCCCACGCCCGCCCCTGAGCCCACAACCAAGGAACCGGCCACAACGGCCGAACCGGTTGACCCCACCCTCGACCGCGCCCCGACACCCGTACCCGCCGTCGCGCTGCCTCCCGCCCTCGTCGACCGCGTCCGCGTCCTGGCCGACGAACACCACTCGGCCACCGGCCACCCGCCCGACCCCGACGCCGTACGCGCCCGACTCGGCCTGCCCCCGTCCATGACGGCATCCGTCGCCGCCCACCTCTGACGAAGGGACCCGCCATGAATCGCCGCTTCCGCAACGTCCGCCGTATCGGCCCCGTGAACGTCGCCTCCTTCGTCGAGCGCGGCAAGAACCGCCACCTGGCCGCCTGCACCGCGCCCCGCTGCGACTTCTCCGCCGAGTACGACTCCCGCGCCGCCGCCGAACTCGCCGCCCGCACCCACCGTTGCTCGCCCTGACCCGACAGGAGACCAACCCTATGGACGTACCGCTCTGGCTCGCCCTGCTCTGCGTCGGGGTCCTGGGCGTCAAGCTCATCCGCCCGCCCTGGTGGCTCATCGCCGTGCTGCTCCTCGGCGGCTACCTCATCGCAGACAGCCTCCTCGCCCCCGTCATCAACTCCCTCGTCAAGTAACCGAGAAGGAGACCCGCTCATGTTCCAGCCGAAGATCCCGACCATGCCTCAGCCGACGGGCCTGGTCACCTCGCCCGCAGTCGTCGAGCCGGCCACCGTCACCTCCGCCGCCCATGTCCCGCAGCTGGCTCCCGCCGCCGCTCCGGCCCCCTCCCGGCCCGCTATCCAGCTCACCCCCGGGACCGCACTCGCCCTCGTCGGCGGCGGTACCGCCGTGGTCCTGGTCGTCGGCGCGGTCCTCGTCTCCATGCTCCTCGCCGTCGCCGTCACGGCCACCTCGACCGCGGTCTGTGCCGTCGTCATCCGCTCGCTCCTCACCCGCCGCTGACTCAACGGCTCCACCTGCGTTCAGCCTGCCCACGCTGTCTAGCCCCCTGGACGGTGTGGGCGGTGGGCGCGCATAACCCTCGTCACCTGGCAGGAGGAACCCGCATATGCACCCCCCGGCTCCCCTCGGAGCCATCCGCCACCTGGCCTCCCTCGCCCGATACGGCGACCTCGGCGCCTACGCACGACAGATCCAGCGCCTCGGCGGCTGCGAGCGGCCCGTACGGATGGAGGGTCACCGGCTCGACGTCCACGCCGCCACGGGCGAGATTGTCCGGGAGATCACCGACTCGGACCTTCCGGCCGGACAGCTCCTCATCCGCTGCAACAACCGCCGGGCCACCCGGTGCGCCACCTGTGCCGAGAGGTGTACCGCAAGGACACGTTCCACCTCGTCACGGCCGGACTGAGCGGCGGCAAGGGCATCGGCCCCGCCGTCGCCCAACACCCCCGCGTCTTCGCCACCTTCACCGCCCCCTCCTTCGGCCCCGTGCACAACCGCCCCGGCGGCGGCCGGTGCCGCTGCGGCCGACTCCACTCCGACGACGACCCCGCACTCGGCACACCCCTCGACCCCGACCGCTACGACTACCGCGCCGCCGTCCTCTGGAACGCCCACGCCGGAGCCCTCTGGGCCCGCTTCACCACCTACCTGCGCCAACAACTCGCCGCCCGCGCGGGCCTCACCCGCTCGGAACTCCGCGACAGCCTCAAGGTCTCGTACGCCAAGGTCGCCGAGTACCAGCAACGCGGCGCCGTCCACTTCCACGCCGTCATCCGCCTCGACGGCCCCGAGGGCGCCGAAGACACCCCACCCGCCTGGGCCACGACCGAACTCCTCACCGACGCAATCCGCACGGCGGCCCGCCTCGCCGAGACCCCTGGGCCGGTCCTCGACGGACACACCTACGCCTTCTGCTTCGGCAAACAGCTCGACATCCGCCCCATTCGCTCAGCCGACTTCGCGGGTACCTCAGAACTCTCCAGCCGCGCCGTCGCCTCGTACATCGCGAAGTACGCGACCAAGGGCGCCGAAACGGCCGGCACCCTCGACCGCCCCATTCGCAACCCGATCACCGACCTGATCGGCTCCGGCGTCACCGACCACGCCCGACAGCTCATCCTCACCTGCTGGCACCTCGGCGCACGCCCGGAACTCGAAGAGCTGCGCCTGCGCAAGTGGGCCCACATGCTCGGCTTCCGCGGCCACTTCTCCACCAAGTCCCGCGCTTACTCCGTCACCCTCGGCGCCCTCCGTCAGGAACGCGCCGACCACAACGAAGCCCTCACCCGCGCACGCGCTGCCGAAGCAGGCCACCCGCTCCCCGACCCGGACACGGTTCTCGTCCTCTCGCACTGGCGGTTCGCCGGCACTGGCCTCACTGATGCGGAAGCCCTCTTCGCGTCTTCACGTCCCATTTCCCTCGACGTACAAGGAGATCCCGACCATGCGTGATGACGAACTCCTCACCGTCGCTGAGGTGATGGCCCGTCTGAGACTCGGGCGGTCCAAGGTGTACGACCTCATCCGTACGCGTCGGCTCCCCTCGGTGACCATCGGCCGGTGTCGGCGTATCCCTGCCTCCGCTCTGGGCGCTTTCATCGAGGGACAGATGGAGCGTGCGGCCTGATGTCCAAGCGTCGAAGCCGTGGTGACGGCGGCCTGCACTGGGACGAGAAGCGGCACCGGTGGATCGCTACGGCGAACCTCGGTTTCGATCCGAGCGGCAAGCGGATCGTCAAGCGGGGGAGTGGCAAGACCAAGACTGAGGCGAAGAACAAGCTCAAGGAGGTGTTGCGGGACCATGAGGACGGTCTCGCGATCGCGCCCACCAACTACACGGTCAAGGACGCCGTGACGGACTGGCTCACGTACGGCCTAGTGGACGTCGACCCCAGCACGGTCGAGACCTGCACGTTCCTGAGCCAGAAGCACGTCATCCCGTCGCTCGGGGCCCGCAAGCTCCGTGACCTCAGCGCGGAGGACGTAGACCGCTGGCTTGCCACCAAGGCGAAGACCCTCAGCACGCGTACCCTCCAGTCGCTCCACTCTTGCCTGAACCGCGCGGTCAAACGGGCCATGGCGCGAGACAAGGTGAAGCGCAACGTCGTCGAACTCTGCTCGGTCCCCCAGGGGCAGGCGGGACGTCCGTCCAAGGCGCTCACCTTCGCTCAGGCAGAGGCTGTGCTCAAGGGCGCCGAAGGAACCTCGATGTACGCGTACATCGTCCTCGCCCTGTTGACCGGTGCCCGCACCGAGGAGCTGCGGGCCCTCACCTGGGATCACGTCTTCCTGAAAGGACGTCCCGAAGCCAACCCGCCGCAGCCTCCGCACATCGCCGTATGGCGCTCGGTCCGGCGGACCGGGGACACCAAGACCCGGAAGTCCCGGCGCACGCTCGCCCTGCCGGCGCGCTGCGTCGAAGCCCTCTGGCAGCAATTCGAAGATCAGGGCTGGGACCGGCTCGCCGCTGACGAGAAGTGGGAGGAACACGGACTCGTCTTCTCCTCGGCCGTCGGCAAGCCCCTCGACGCGGCCAACGTCCGCCGCGCCTTCCGCCAGGCGCTCAAGGGCATCGACGGGGTCAACGCCGACGAGTGGACACCTCGGGAGCTCCGGCACAGCTTCGTGTCCCTGCTCTCCGACCGGGGCGTCCCGCTGGAGGAGATCTCGCGGCTCGTCGGGCACTCAGGTACCGCCGTCACCGAGGAGGTCTACCGTAAGCAGATCCGGCCCGTGATCCAGACTGGCGCCGTGGTCATGGACGGCATCTTTGGAGCCGCCTCGCCGGCGTCGTAGGCACGCGGCAAGCACTCACGGATCGATAGTCACGCAGTTAGTCACGCAGTAACGTCAGAGGCTCCTAGGAAATTTCCTAGGAGCCTCTGACCTGCTACTTAGCTGTCGGGGTGGCGGGATTTGAACCCACGACCTCTTCGTCCCGAACGAAGCGCGCTGCCAAGCTGCGCTACACCCCGATTGTCGCTGCTTGTCGCGGCGACGTCGTTTACTTTAGCCCACCGGTGGCCGGAGACGAAATCCGGTTTTCGGGGTGGCGGTCAGGGCGGTCGGGGCGTCCTCGGCGGGGGTGTACCGGGTCGGGGCGGAGGTGGTCGACGACGACGATGAGGAGGGCGACGGCGCAGAAGGCGAGGCCCAGGAGGAGGGTGTTGCCGAGGGCGCCCCTGTAGCCGTGGCGGTCGACGTCCAGGAACGGGTAGAGGTACGGGGCCGGCCAGTCGGTGGTCACCAGGGCCGCACGGCCGAGCGTGCACGCCAGGTACACCATCGGGTAGAGCAGCCAGGACGCCGCCTGGATCAGGCGCGGCGGGGACGGGCGGGTCAGCAGCAGCCAGTCTGCCACCACCGCGAGCGGGACCACCGTGTGGAAGGCGAGGTTGGTCAGGGCCAGCCAGCCGGTGGGGGTGACCGGGGAGCCCGTCGACGTCATCGTCATGGAGAACGTCACCGGGTCGTTCGCCAGGAGCACGTGGTACACCGACGCCGTGATCACGGCGTAGAGGACCGTGCCGCCCGTCACCGCGGAGGGCAGGGGGCGGCGGGCCGACCAGTCGCGGCGGGCCGAGGCGGCGAAGACCAGCGCGACCAGGACCGTGCTCTGGACCGCGAAGTGGCTGAGCGCGCGCAGCGGGCTGCCCAGCACCATCTCGGTCACCACGGCCGCGGCCGCCGCCAGTGCGACCAGGGCGCGGTACGTCCCCGCGAGGGGGCGTCGTGACGGTGCCACCACAGCCGTCGCGGGGACGACGGACGTCACCGGAGCGGGCATGCCCGAGATCGCGGGCAGGTCGGGGATGTCCCTGGGTATCGGTGCGGTCATGCGCTCACGCTAAGTCGACCGGACCAAACGGGCTATCCGGGGCGATCCGTACGGGTGGCGTCAGGTGCGGAGGTGTTCGGCACGTCAGGCCCCGACCGGCGGTCCCTTTGCTGTGCGACTCAGGCCCGGCCTACCCCTCCCGTCCCACCAACGTCAGCAGCGAAGCCTCCGGCGGACACGCGAACCTCACCGGGGTGTAGCGGTTCGTGCCGCAGCCGGCGGAGACGTGCATGTAGGCGGTGTGTCCGTCGGCCGTGTGGGTGGAGAGACCCTTGACGCGGTCCGTGTCGAGATCGCAGTTGGTGACGAGGGCGCCGTAGAAGGGGACGCAGAGCTGTCCGCCGTGGGTGTGGCCGGCGAGGATGAGGGGGTATCCGTCGGCGGTGAAGGCGTCGAGGCTGCGGAGGTAGGGGGCGTGGACGACGCCGAGGGAGAGGTCGGCGGAGTCCGACGGACCACCGGCCACCCGCGCGTACCGGTCCCGCTTGATGTGCGGGTCGTCCAGGCCGGTCAGCTCGACCGACATGCCCTCGATCTTCAGCGTGCCGCGGGTGTTGGTGAGGTTGAGCCAGCCCGCCCCGTCGAAGCCGTCCCGCAGGTCCTCCCACGGGTTGTGGATGGCGCCCACCACCGGCTTGTTGCCGTTCAGACCGTGTCGGCCCTGGACCTTCTCCAGGAGGTAGCGCGCGGGGTTGCGCAGCTTAGGGCCGTAGTAGTCGTTGGAGCCGAAGACGTAGGCGCCGGGGAACTCCATCAGCGGGCCCAGCGCGTCCAGCACCTCGGGGACGCCCTCGGGGTCGGAGAGGTTGTCCCCGGTGTTGATCACGAAGTCGGGGCGCAGCCCGGCCAGGGACCGCAGCCAACGCTGCTTCTTGCGCTGCCCGCTCACCATGTGGATGTCGGACACCTGGAGTATGCGCAGCGGCCGCATGCCCGGTGGCAGCACCGGCACCGTCACCCGCCGCAGTCGGAAGGAGCGGGCCTCGAAACCCGCCGCGTACACCACACCGGCGGCACCGACCGCCGCGATCCCCAGAGGTACTCCGTATCGCGCTCGCATGTGTCCATCGTGTCAGACACCGCCGAGCCCGAGCGCCCGCCTGTGGATAACCTCGCCCACCACCGCCGAGTGTCACCGATCGTCAACTCGCCCTGTGGACAACCCACTCCGGCTACCGCACCCGATCCGCACACACCAGCGAAAACGAGGCGCGCTTCTCGCGCCACACCTGCGACAATCGACGCCATGACCACGCTCAAGTCGAAGCTGCAGGAAGACCTCAACGCCGCCATCAAGGAGCGCGACGAGCTCCGCTCCTCGACGCTCCGGCTGACCCTCACCGCGATCACGAAGGAAGAGGTCGCGGGCAAGGAGAAGCGTGAGCTCTCCGACGACGAGGTGCTCAAGGTGATCACCAAGGAGGCGAAGAAGCGCCGTGAGGCCGCCGAGGCCTTCGCCCAGGGTGGTCGGACCGAGTCGGCCGAGCGGGAGAAGGCGGAGGGCGAGCTGCTCGCCGAGTACCTGCCCAAGCAGCTGTCCGACGAGGAGCTGCGGCAGATCGTCGTCCAAGCCGTCGAGGAGGTGCGGGCCGCCGGTGCCGAAGGGCCGCGCGCGATGGGCCAGGTCATGAAGATCGTCAACCCGAAGGTGGCCGGGCTCGCCGAGGGCGGCCGCGTCGCCGCCATCGTCAAGCAGCAGCTCGCGGGCGGCTGATCACCTTACCGGCTCACGCCGGCCCGCCGGTTACAACGGTCGGGCCCGCCGACATCCCGTCGGGCCCGCCGGGTCTGCTAACTCCCGCCCGCCTCACCGGCGTCCGTCGCTTCTTCCGGCGCCTGCTCGGCCTTCCGGCGTTCGCCCAATCCTCCGGCGTCCGCTCGACCCTCCAGCGTCCGCCCGACCCACCGGCGCTCGGTCGGCCCCACCCGGCCCTCTGGCTCAGGCTGACCGCCCGGGCCACCAGCCTGCTCCGGTCGACCGCCCGGGCCACCAGCCTGCTCCGGTCGACCGCCCGGGCCACCAGCCTGCT
This genomic stretch from Streptomyces deccanensis harbors:
- a CDS encoding metallophosphoesterase, which produces MRARYGVPLGIAAVGAAGVVYAAGFEARSFRLRRVTVPVLPPGMRPLRILQVSDIHMVSGQRKKQRWLRSLAGLRPDFVINTGDNLSDPEGVPEVLDALGPLMEFPGAYVFGSNDYYGPKLRNPARYLLEKVQGRHGLNGNKPVVGAIHNPWEDLRDGFDGAGWLNLTNTRGTLKIEGMSVELTGLDDPHIKRDRYARVAGGPSDSADLSLGVVHAPYLRSLDAFTADGYPLILAGHTHGGQLCVPFYGALVTNCDLDTDRVKGLSTHTADGHTAYMHVSAGCGTNRYTPVRFACPPEASLLTLVGREG
- a CDS encoding helix-turn-helix domain-containing protein, with translation MRDDELLTVAEVMARLRLGRSKVYDLIRTRRLPSVTIGRCRRIPASALGAFIEGQMERAA
- a CDS encoding DUF2637 domain-containing protein, whose protein sequence is MRAQLARLDAVIIQAVIAGALSFSHLHDLAEAAGQGGWKAWAYPISVDLLLVAAWRKMREQQRDGQPAGAPRLWFLVALAASLGANVATAGLLDLDHVPAWLRVVVAGWPAVAFFGGTLLAHTPNHPQEAPAAPTSSTRGPHDEPPSAPAAVDMADRDALPEPSTVPAPTPAPEPTTKEPATTAEPVDPTLDRAPTPVPAVALPPALVDRVRVLADEHHSATGHPPDPDAVRARLGLPPSMTASVAAHL
- a CDS encoding site-specific integrase, with translation MSKRRSRGDGGLHWDEKRHRWIATANLGFDPSGKRIVKRGSGKTKTEAKNKLKEVLRDHEDGLAIAPTNYTVKDAVTDWLTYGLVDVDPSTVETCTFLSQKHVIPSLGARKLRDLSAEDVDRWLATKAKTLSTRTLQSLHSCLNRAVKRAMARDKVKRNVVELCSVPQGQAGRPSKALTFAQAEAVLKGAEGTSMYAYIVLALLTGARTEELRALTWDHVFLKGRPEANPPQPPHIAVWRSVRRTGDTKTRKSRRTLALPARCVEALWQQFEDQGWDRLAADEKWEEHGLVFSSAVGKPLDAANVRRAFRQALKGIDGVNADEWTPRELRHSFVSLLSDRGVPLEEISRLVGHSGTAVTEEVYRKQIRPVIQTGAVVMDGIFGAASPAS
- a CDS encoding FtsK/SpoIIIE domain-containing protein, whose amino-acid sequence is MTDSVWTLILVLLALAALLIMRRRTPVLFWWLIGYPVIALRVLTSYRATMDACGLTVPASAVRRATARMIGREAAPVPPRRSLPRPTGSGLVMQLRMAAGQAPEDFTASADRLRHAWGAHAVHIRPTKPGRLELRLIGWDVLSDVRPARRWRGSGPLTLPLALREDGHWHVRDFRTVPHELILGATQSGKSVYLRNLLCGLARQPVALVGIDCKWGVELAPFAPRLSALADTSDRANDILDALLEEMEARFRLIGLSSVAGPDAVLTSDVWGLPDEVRPVPVVVVVDEVAELFLAASRDDEKRRDAMVTKLIRLAQLGRAAGIYLEVCGQRFGSELGKGATMLRAQLTGRVCHRVNDETSANMALADIAPEAALAATSIPAERPGIAVVGDASGGWSRVRSPHLTLDEAAAICRDTSGLVPDLPRLAAFRPAVAATPIESTPSPATAPAARPVAE
- a CDS encoding SpdD-like protein; the encoded protein is MFQPKIPTMPQPTGLVTSPAVVEPATVTSAAHVPQLAPAAAPAPSRPAIQLTPGTALALVGGGTAVVLVVGAVLVSMLLAVAVTATSTAVCAVVIRSLLTRR
- a CDS encoding mobile element transfer protein, whose protein sequence is MNRRFRNVRRIGPVNVASFVERGKNRHLAACTAPRCDFSAEYDSRAAAELAARTHRCSP
- a CDS encoding GatB/YqeY domain-containing protein, which produces MTTLKSKLQEDLNAAIKERDELRSSTLRLTLTAITKEEVAGKEKRELSDDEVLKVITKEAKKRREAAEAFAQGGRTESAEREKAEGELLAEYLPKQLSDEELRQIVVQAVEEVRAAGAEGPRAMGQVMKIVNPKVAGLAEGGRVAAIVKQQLAGG
- a CDS encoding Pr6Pr family membrane protein, which translates into the protein MTAPIPRDIPDLPAISGMPAPVTSVVPATAVVAPSRRPLAGTYRALVALAAAAAVVTEMVLGSPLRALSHFAVQSTVLVALVFAASARRDWSARRPLPSAVTGGTVLYAVITASVYHVLLANDPVTFSMTMTSTGSPVTPTGWLALTNLAFHTVVPLAVVADWLLLTRPSPPRLIQAASWLLYPMVYLACTLGRAALVTTDWPAPYLYPFLDVDRHGYRGALGNTLLLGLAFCAVALLIVVVDHLRPDPVHPRRGRPDRPDRHPENRISSPATGGLK
- a CDS encoding integrase; this translates as MRVALGSLPSEPGQENEDFAAVAPGAAVLLDGAGVAGAETGCVHSIAWFSGTLGALLLRAVTADPRRPLADCLADSIASVRALHGDSCDLTYRASPTSTVVAVRAGDKELEYLVLGDSSLLLDEKGGGCTVVTDRRLDEVGKSLRGPVDAHPTGSPEHAAALAEYRDTLTGLRNRPGGFWIAGPDPQAAEHALTGSVPLDSLASVSLLSDGATRLVDRFELADWATVLDILNTSGTDELIRRVRDAEAGDPHGRRWPRGKAQDDATALHWVLT